The DNA segment TGGCACAGACGGCACTGCCCCACCCGGCCTGATTCACGCCTCCACCAGGCGCTGCCTGCCGCCTGTAACAGGCGTCCGCAAGGGATGGCACGACCAAGCCATTAAAGCCATTGCGTGAATAGCGCCTGTTTTTGCCACACGCACCGCGCGACAATAGCGGATTAGGGCAAGCCCTTGGTCGGGGCGCTGCCCCTCGCTTTCCGGAGCCTTTCATGACATCCCCCGCAACCCATCCCTCTTCCATCGCCTTCATCGGCGGCGGCAACATGGCCAGTGCCTTCATCGGCGGCCTGCTTGCCCAGGGCCTGCCCGCTGCCAGCATCACCGTGGTCGAGCCGTTCGAGGCGGCCCGCGATGCGCTGAAGGCCAAATTCGGTATCGACGCGCTGCCGGCCGCGACTGCCGCGCTGCAAGCCGCCGAACTGGTGGTCTGGGCCGTCAAGCCCCAGACCTTCAAGGACGCGGCCGCCGCCGCCAGCCCCTACACCCGCCACGCCCTGCACCTGAGCGTGGCCGCCGGCATCACCACCGACAGCATCGCCCAATGGCTGGGCACCGGCCGCATCGTGCGCGCCATGCCCAACACGCCCGCCCTGGTGGGCAAGGGCATGACCGGCCTGTTCGCCCGCGCCGATGTGGACGGCGCCGGCTGCGCGCAGGTGGAAGCTGTGATCGGCACCACCGGCCAGTTCATGTGGGTGGAGCAGGAAAGCCACCTGGACGCCGTGACCGCACTGTCCGGCTCCGGCCCGGCCTATGTGTTCTTCTTCCTGGAAGCCATGACCCGTGCCGGCCAGGACATGGGTCTGAGCGAAGCCCAGGCCTACCAGATGGCCGTGGCCACCTTCCAGGGCGCCTCCGAGCTGGCCGCCCGCTCCGACGAACCCGCTGCCGTGCTGCGCGAGCGTGTGACCAGCAAGGGCGGCACCACCTTCGCGGCCATCACCCACATGCAGGACACGCAGGTGGCTGCGCACTTTGTGCAGGCCATGCGCAAGGCCGAAGCCCGCGCCCAGGAACTGGCGGCCGAATTCGGCCGTTGAGCCGGTGGTGTGCGTTGTGCGGTGGCCGCGGTCACCGTGCAGCGCCGCTGGCGTGAACGGCGCTATGCGCCCCAGACCATGGAGCGCATGGAGATGGCTGCCATCTGGTAGTCGGTGTTGAAGCTGCGCACCGCCTCTCCGCCCTCCACCGCACCGGCCGCATACAGCAGCGGCAGGTAATGGTCATGGCTGGGGTGGGCCATCTGCGCCACCGGCCCCAATTGCTGGAAGTCCACCAGACCCGCCAGATCCCCCTGGTCCACATGGCGGGCCACCATCTGGTCAAAGTCCACCGCCCAATCATAGGCCTGCTGGGGTGACGAGGTGCGCTGCAGCGCGCGCAGGTTGTGGACCACGTTGCCGCTGCCAACAATGAGCACGCCCCGCTCGCGCAAGGCCCGCAGCTGCTGGCCCAGCGCGTAATGCTCGGCCGGCGGGCGGCTGTAGTCCATGCTCAGCTGCACCACCGGAATGGAGGCATCGGGAAACATGGGTTGGAGCACGCTCCAGGCCCCGTGGTCCAGCCCCCATGCCTGCGGGTCCACGCCCAGGGGCTGCCGGGTGTGCGGCATGTGCAGCTGGGCCGCCAGCTGGGTGGCCACCTGGGGGGCTCCCGGTGCCGGGTACTGCTGGGCAAACAGCTCCGGCGGAAATCCGCCGAAGTCATGGATGGTCCTGGGCTGGGCCATGCCGGTCAGAAACGATCCGCCCTGCGTGAGCCAGTGCGCCGAGATGCACAGCACCAGCTGTGGCCGCTCCACCTGCGCCAGCAGCTCCTGCCCCAACTGCTGCCAGCTGCGGCGGTAGGCGTTGTCTTCGATGGCGTTCATCGGGCTGCCATGCCCCAGGAACAGCACCGGCATGCGGGGCGACGGCTTGAGCTCGGCAATGCCCGCCTGCACGGCGGCCTGCGCGACATCATTGGCACTGGTCATGCGCACTCCTGCTGCAGCCAGCGCCGCCGCACCCGCGGCAGCTCCCAGCCACTGTCTGCGTTGCATCTTCCCACTTTCGCACGGTGCCCGCAGCACCGCGGGCATGAAAAAAGGGTGCCCACGGGCACCCTGGCTGGAAGGAGGGAGCCAGAG comes from the Comamonas terrigena NBRC 13299 genome and includes:
- the proC gene encoding pyrroline-5-carboxylate reductase translates to MTSPATHPSSIAFIGGGNMASAFIGGLLAQGLPAASITVVEPFEAARDALKAKFGIDALPAATAALQAAELVVWAVKPQTFKDAAAAASPYTRHALHLSVAAGITTDSIAQWLGTGRIVRAMPNTPALVGKGMTGLFARADVDGAGCAQVEAVIGTTGQFMWVEQESHLDAVTALSGSGPAYVFFFLEAMTRAGQDMGLSEAQAYQMAVATFQGASELAARSDEPAAVLRERVTSKGGTTFAAITHMQDTQVAAHFVQAMRKAEARAQELAAEFGR
- the ygiD gene encoding 4,5-DOPA dioxygenase extradiol, with product MTSANDVAQAAVQAGIAELKPSPRMPVLFLGHGSPMNAIEDNAYRRSWQQLGQELLAQVERPQLVLCISAHWLTQGGSFLTGMAQPRTIHDFGGFPPELFAQQYPAPGAPQVATQLAAQLHMPHTRQPLGVDPQAWGLDHGAWSVLQPMFPDASIPVVQLSMDYSRPPAEHYALGQQLRALRERGVLIVGSGNVVHNLRALQRTSSPQQAYDWAVDFDQMVARHVDQGDLAGLVDFQQLGPVAQMAHPSHDHYLPLLYAAGAVEGGEAVRSFNTDYQMAAISMRSMVWGA